The following proteins are co-located in the Solanum pennellii chromosome 1, SPENNV200 genome:
- the LOC107024941 gene encoding probable carbohydrate esterase At4g34215, whose translation MAKSMVLLIVIFEAHILSLMIMALSYFTSIANSQVKNIFLLAGQSNMSGLGGVVKNIWDGIVPPECSPNPAILKLDANLQWVEATEPLHADIDVNVTCGIGPGMPFANSLLNKTSCFGIVGLVPCAMAGNKISEWQKGTFLYNQLVMRAKASTVQEYGIIRGMLWYQGESDTMSQSDANSYKEKMQQFFTDLRNDVGIPELLIIQVALASGGKHYTEIIREAQLNPGIANVVTVDAKGLQLQKDNLHLTASSQVLLGQMMVDAFLETILTTTSSINC comes from the exons ttGAGGCACATATTCTATCACTTATGATCATGGCTTTATCTTATTTTACATCTATAGCAAATTCGCAGGTGAAGAACATCTTCTTACTAGCTGGACAGAGCAACATGTCCGGCCTAGGAGGTGTTGTGAAGAACATATGGGATGGTATCGTTCCGCCGGAGTGTAGCCCTAATCCGGCCATCCTTAAACTTGATGCCAATCTTCAATGGGTGGAGGCAACTGAACCTTTACATGCAGATATTGATGTGAATGTTACTTGTGGGATTGGTCCAG GTATGCCCTTTGCAAATTCTTTGTTGAACAAAACTTCATGTTTTGGGATAGTAGGGTTGGTACCATGCGCGATGGCGGGGAACAAAATAAGTGAATGGCAAAAGGGGACTTTCCTTTACAATCAGCTGGTGATGAGAGCCAAGGCTTCTACAGTGCAAGAATATGGGATAATTAGAGGTATGCTTTGGTATCAAGGGGAGAGTGACACAATGAGCCAGAGTGATGCAAAttcttataaagaaaaaatgcaACAATTTTTCACTGACTTGAGAAATGATGTTGGAATACCAGAGCTTTTGATTATCCAG GTGGCTCTAGCTTCAGGAGGAAAACATTACACAGAAATAATAAGAGAAGCACAGTTAAATCCTGGCATTGCTAATGTAGTAACTGTTGATGCCAAGGGCTTGCAGTTGCAAAAAGACAATTTACACCTTACTGCTTCTTCACAAGTTCTTCTAGGACAAATGATGGTTGATGCTTTTCTTGAGACAATCTTAACCACAACCTCATCTATTAATTGTTAA